Part of the Halobaculum halobium genome, ATGTTTCGGCTCATGTCGATCCCCTTGCGCTCGCTGGGCAGGTCGACGAACACCGAGAACTCGGCCATGAACACCCAGGGTCGCTTCTCGTCCCGGCCGACTTTCACGAGTTTGTCGACGCCGGTGACACCGACCTGGCTGAGTCCGACGGTGACGTCCGGCCGACTGGCCTGCACGTCCGGCAACTGGTGACTCATTGAGTAGATACTCACAAGGGTCGACGCTGATTAGTGGTTTCGAAAGCTGAAGGTGGCGCCCATGCTCCTTCGAGACCGGCCGTCGCGCGCGGTGTCCCCCGCGGCGTCAGGGCCAGTCGTCGCGCGCGTTCTCGTCGAAGTGGTCCGACTGGTCGTCGGGTTCCGTCGTCGTCCACCCGGCCGCCTCCGCGGCCTGCTCCAGCGGGAGGAACTCCCAGCCGGTGTCCTCGGAGACCGCGCGGTCCTCGTCGGTCGTGCCGACGAACACGTGGCGGTCGGTGTCGAACTGCCGCTTGACGTTCTCCAGTGACTCCCGCACGCCCCGAGGGCCCGAGAAGAAGTCCTGGCGGATGCGGTGCTTCCGGGTGAAGTTGGTGACGACGTACGTGGGCTTCTCCGAGACCACGCCGACGTACTCCGTCCACCCGCGCGCGTCGTTGAACACCTCGTTCGGATCGGCCAACGACTTCAGCGCGTCCAACTCGAAGGCGAGCGTCATGTCGCTCGAACCGCCGCCGTTCATGAGCGTACTCCGAGAGTCCCGCCGAAAACGGTGTCGGTCCGACGGCTCGGTCGTCGGTCCTGTCGCGTCTTGTCTCTGTGAACCCAGCGGGAGTTGGCGTCCTCGGCGGTTACTCGGCGGTCGCGCCCTCGGTTTCGAGGTCGTCGACCGAGAAGCCCTCGGTCATGAGGACGTCCTTCTGTCCGCTCACGTCCACCTGCTCGCGCATGAGCTGTTTGTACGCAGACTGCGGTGCGAGGTTGCCGATGAGCACGCCGCCGACGATCTTGCCGTCCTTCAGCGCGAGGCGGCGCCACTCGTCGTCGCCAAACGAGCGCATGACCTCGTCGTCGCCGAGCGTCGGATGGCCAAACGAGAGGAACGGGAAGTCGAAGTGCGTGATCGAGTACGACGAGACCCAGCGGAACTCCGCCGAGCCGTACTCGAGCATGTTCTTCGCGGCGATGCTCCCCTGCTCTTTCGCGCTTCCCCACGCGCCGTTTTGGGCCTGCTCGCCGAGGATGACGTCGTAGAAGCGCGTGATGTCGCCGGCGGCGAACACGTCCTCGTCGTTCGTCTGCATGAACTCGTCGACGACGATGCCGTCGTCCGTCTCGATGGGCGTGCCCTCGACGAGTTCGGTGTTGAGGTTCAGCCCGATGGCGACGCCCGCGAAATCAGCGTCGAAGCGGTCGCCGTTGGGATCGACCGCGGCCGTCACGTGGCCCTCGTCGTCCGTCTCGAAGTGGTCGACGCCGGAGTCGAAGACGGGTTCGACGCCGCGCTCGCGCATCGCCTCGTGCATGATCTCGGCGCCCTCCTCGTTGAGCGCGTAGCGCCACCAGGCGTTGCCGCGCATCAGGTACTTGCCCTCGATGTCCTGCGCGCCGCAGATTGCTGCCAGGTCGATGCCGAGCAGACCGGCGCCGACGATGACAGCCTGGTCCGCGTTCTCGGCGGACTCGCGGATGCGACGGGCGTCTTGGAACGTCCAGAAGTGGTGGACTCCGTCGGCGTCGCTCCCCTCGACGGGGAGCTGCTGGGGCGTGCCGCCGACCGCGAGCAGCAGCTTGTCGTACTCCAGGACGTCGCCCTCGTGGGTTTCGACCTCGTGCTCGTCGGTGCGGATGTCCGTGACGAGCGTGTTGAGTTCGAGGGAGATGTCTCGCTCCTCGTACCATCCCGTCTCGTGGATGGAGATGGGCGCCTCGGGGAGCTTCCCCTTGGCGAACTCCTTGATGAGGATACGGTTGTAGAGGGCTTCCCCCTCGTCAGTGATGACGGTGATGTCGGCGTCGGGCGCCTCCTCACGGAGGGTCTCGGCGGCGGAACTACCGGCGATCCCGTCGCCGATGATGACGAACGACTCGCTCATACCGGCGATTCGGATTCGGGGTTAATGTGGGTTGCTATCGACGTGAGGGTTCACGAGAGTTCGTCCCAAAGGGATTCACGGGTTCCTCTAGGAATCGAAGGACTGCCCCATCGCCCCTCGACGATCGCTTACCGTGGGTTCCGATTCGCCGCACATTCAAGAGCGTCCAGCGCCATCAACTGCGTATGAAGCTCCGCCAAAACGTCCGCCACTGGGCCGCAAAGCGCGCGCTCACCACGCCGGTCGTCGGCGACTACGTCAACGAGAGGCTCGTCGGGATGCACACCGATATCTTCCTCGACAAGGCCGACGAGGAGCGGCGCGAGGGCCGACGCGCCCATCTCGACGAGTTCTTCGACGCGACGATGGACACCTACGTCGCGGCGCTGGAAGCGGGCTACCCCGAGGCGGAGGCCCGCGAGATCACTCACATCCAAGCCAACTTCGACTTCTTCAACCACGGCTGGGCGGAGATGATGGAGATCCCCAGCGACGAGTTGGAGCAGCACTACCGCCGATACGAGCGGTTCTTCCAGCGGTACAGGATCACCATCGACGACCCGCTCGGCGAGTTCCGCCCCGCGGACGGCGTCGCCGACGCGCCGGCCACGCCCGAGCGGATGGACGCCGGCGAGTTCGAGAACGCGGTCGCGGGCTTCGCCGACGACGCGTACGTCGAGGACGCGGACGGCGAGCTCCACGTCGGCGGGACCGACGAACCCGACGAGGTCGACGTGAGCGTCGCACCGGGCGCTGACGAGGTCGATTTCGACGGCGACGACGAGGCGAAGGCCGACTGATCGCGGCGCCGCGTCCTGCGCCGACTGCGGCTTACTCCTGCCAGTCCGGGTTCGGCCGCGGCGGGCTGAAGATGTCGACCCCCTCGACCCGCTCGTCGCCCCTGTTCTCGGCGCCGTGAACCTCCTCGCCCGCCAAGACGTACGAATCGCCCGCCTCGCAGACGACCTCCTCGCCGTCGGCCAGGATGAACGTCAACGCACCGGCGGTGATGTAGCCCGCCTGCTCGTGGTGGTGGCTGTGCGACGGCACCTCCGCGCCGGGTTCGATCGAGAAGTGCTGGACGCTCATCTCCGCGCCGGTCGCGAGTTGGGCGAGGTGGGCCCCCGGAACCGCTTCGGTGTCGGTGCTCGGATCGTGGCGTTCGCGTTCCATACCCTCCCTGCCGACGGCGAGGCGCTTAATTCCGCGGGCGACGCTGGGGGCCGGGCTCGAAGACCACACGGGAGCTAGCCCCCACAGCGGGTCCCGAGTGCCGGTGTAGTAACAAGGTTCAACACCGGTGGCGAGCAACCCGCGAGTATGTACGCGGTCGTCGGCTGTCACTCCTGTGGCACCTACTGGCTCGTCGCCGACCCCCGGGACCAGGACTCCGCCACCTGCCCGCGCTGTGACACCCGCCACCGGACCGACCGCCTGAAACGGTTCTACGAGTCCGAGGACCGGGCGGCCGCCGCCGAGGCGCGAGCGAAACTGCTGGCCGACAAGCAGGGGCAGTCGGCGGCGTTCGAGCGCGCGGGAACCGTCGCCGAGTTAGAGCGAGAACTGGAGGAGTCCGAGGCGGTCGTCGACGATCGCGAGTATCTGGAACGCGCCGGCCTCGACGCCGACGAGGTCGCCGCCGCCGGCGCCGACGACGCGGGGGAGTCGCGCTCGCGAGACGAGGTCGTCCGCGACGCGTTCCGCGAGGGGACTGCAACCGAGGCGGATATCGTCGCCTACGCGACCGACCACGGCGTCCCGGCCGAGGCCGCGCGCGACATCCTCGACCGGCTGACGCGGCGGGGGAGGCCAGCGAATCGCGCGGGGAGTATCGGCTCCTGTAACCGCGACCGAGCGTTTATATCGGACTGCGGACCAGTCGACCCATGTCGATGCTCGCGGGACCGGTGGCCGTCGCCGACGCGGTCACGGTGCCGCTGCAGTCCGGCACCGTCGGCGGCGCCGAGGGCGTCCCGCCGTACGCAGGGTTGCTGTTTCTCGCCACGTTCGTCTCGTTGCTGGGGCTGTTCCTGACGCTGCACGGCGCGGCGGCGTACGCGCTGCTCGTGTGGGAGTGGACCGCCGGCGTCGCCGCGTGGGTGTACGTCGACCCCGCCGTCGGCGTCTTTCTCTTCGCCGCCGGCGCGTTTCAGGCGCCGATGGCGGCGCACCTCTGGGGCGACCCGCTGCGCCTCCGGCGCCGAAGCTGGTGGGCGGTGCAGTCGCTCGCGGCGGCGCTGAACGAGCGGTAGCGACGCCGACGCGAACGAGCGCCGCGGTCGCGACGCGGGGTCACCGCCCGAGGCTCGCGTGCGCCGACGAGAGGTTTCTCGAGGCGAGC contains:
- a CDS encoding DUF7124 domain-containing protein, whose amino-acid sequence is MNGGGSSDMTLAFELDALKSLADPNEVFNDARGWTEYVGVVSEKPTYVVTNFTRKHRIRQDFFSGPRGVRESLENVKRQFDTDRHVFVGTTDEDRAVSEDTGWEFLPLEQAAEAAGWTTTEPDDQSDHFDENARDDWP
- a CDS encoding NAD(P)/FAD-dependent oxidoreductase, translated to MSESFVIIGDGIAGSSAAETLREEAPDADITVITDEGEALYNRILIKEFAKGKLPEAPISIHETGWYEERDISLELNTLVTDIRTDEHEVETHEGDVLEYDKLLLAVGGTPQQLPVEGSDADGVHHFWTFQDARRIRESAENADQAVIVGAGLLGIDLAAICGAQDIEGKYLMRGNAWWRYALNEEGAEIMHEAMRERGVEPVFDSGVDHFETDDEGHVTAAVDPNGDRFDADFAGVAIGLNLNTELVEGTPIETDDGIVVDEFMQTNDEDVFAAGDITRFYDVILGEQAQNGAWGSAKEQGSIAAKNMLEYGSAEFRWVSSYSITHFDFPFLSFGHPTLGDDEVMRSFGDDEWRRLALKDGKIVGGVLIGNLAPQSAYKQLMREQVDVSGQKDVLMTEGFSVDDLETEGATAE
- a CDS encoding DUF6149 family protein gives rise to the protein MKLRQNVRHWAAKRALTTPVVGDYVNERLVGMHTDIFLDKADEERREGRRAHLDEFFDATMDTYVAALEAGYPEAEAREITHIQANFDFFNHGWAEMMEIPSDELEQHYRRYERFFQRYRITIDDPLGEFRPADGVADAPATPERMDAGEFENAVAGFADDAYVEDADGELHVGGTDEPDEVDVSVAPGADEVDFDGDDEAKAD
- a CDS encoding cupin domain-containing protein gives rise to the protein MERERHDPSTDTEAVPGAHLAQLATGAEMSVQHFSIEPGAEVPSHSHHHEQAGYITAGALTFILADGEEVVCEAGDSYVLAGEEVHGAENRGDERVEGVDIFSPPRPNPDWQE